A single window of Cataglyphis hispanica isolate Lineage 1 chromosome 2, ULB_Chis1_1.0, whole genome shotgun sequence DNA harbors:
- the LOC126858414 gene encoding superoxide dismutase [Mn], mitochondrial, which yields MFAARRILVSNTIKDIFARSKHSLPELPYDYKALEPIICAEIMQLHHTKHHATYVNNLNIAEEKLKEAIAKNDVNAQIALAPAIKFNGGGHTNHSIFWCNLSPHSGNPDAILVQQIERDFGSFEEMKKHLCEATVTIQGSGWGWLGYDPKMKSLRITTCANQDPLQATTGLIPLFGIDVWEHAYYLQYKNARPDYVKAIFDIVNWKDVNARFKTAAGC from the exons CAAGGATATATTTGCAAGATCAAAACACTCGCTTCCAGAACTGCCATATGATTATAAGGCTCTAGAGCCTATCATATGTGCAGAAATCATGCAGCTTCATCATACTAAACATCACGCAACATATgtcaataatttgaatattgccGAAGAGAAACTGAAGGAggcaattgcaaaaaatgatgTCAATGCACAAATTGCTCTGGCCCCAGCTATCAAGTTCAATGGTGGTGGTCACACAAATCACTCGATTTTTTGGTGCAACCTTTCGCCCCATAGTGGCAATCCAGATg CCATCCTGGTGCAACAAATCGAACGAGACTTTGGCAGTTTCGAGGAAATGAAAAAACACTTGTGTGAAGCGACTGTGACTATCCAAGGTTCTGGCTGGGGTTGGCTTGGATATGATCCAAAAATGAAGTCGCTCAGAATAACGACCTGTGCGAATCAGGACCCACTGCAGGCCACAACTGGCCTTATTCCTCTCTTTGGCATCGACGTGTGGGAACATGCCTATTACTTGCAGTACAAGAATGCACGTCCCGATTATGTGAAAGCGATCTTTGACATTGTCAACTGGAAGGATGTGAATGCGCGTTTCAAAACTGCTGCCGGTTGCTAA